Proteins encoded by one window of Panicum virgatum strain AP13 chromosome 7N, P.virgatum_v5, whole genome shotgun sequence:
- the LOC120681214 gene encoding auxin-responsive protein SAUR36-like, producing MEDWMQTSMKAGSSSRRRRRFLNLRAFLHAWRKLATAQAAAAAGEWSHLDGGGKAIPRDVPRGHTVVYVGGELRRHVVRVSSLDHPLFRELLDRARDEYGFAAADARLCIPCDEDVFLAVLCHVDADRESRMALCS from the coding sequence ATGGAGGATTGGATGCAGACAAGCATGAAGGCCGGGTCATCgtccaggaggaggaggagattcCTCAACCTCAGGGCCTTCCTCCACGCGTGGAGGAAGCTCGCCaccgcccaggcggcggcggcggccggcgagtggtcccacctcgacggcggcggcaaggccaTCCCGAGGGACGTGCCGAGGGGCCACACGGTGGTGTACGTCGGGGGGGAGCTGCGGCGGCACGTCGTGAGGGTGTCCTCCCTCGACCACCCGCTGTTCCGGGAGCTGCTGGACCGGGCGCGGGACGAGTACGGcttcgccgccgcggacgccagGCTCTGCATCCCCTGCGACGAGGACGTCTTCCTCGCCGTCCTCTGCCACGTCGACGCCGACCGGGAGTCGAGGATGGCATTGTGCAGCTGA
- the LOC120683236 gene encoding adenosine kinase 2, with translation MASGSYEGILLGMGNPLLDISAVVDEAFLAKYDVKPGNAILAEDKHLPMYDELAGKGNVEYIAGGATQNSIRVAQWMLQIPGATSYIGCIGKDKFGEEMKKNAQAAGINAHYYEDENAPTGTCAVCVVGGERSLIANLSAANCYKSEHLKKPENWALVEKAKYIYIAGFFLTVSPDSIQLVAEHAAANNKVFLMNLSAPFICEFFRDAQEKALPYVDYIFGNETEARTFAKVHGWETENVEEIALKISQLPKASGTHKRITVITQGRDPVVVADDGKVKTFPVILLPKEKLVDTNGAGDAFVGGFLSQLVQEKSIDECVRAACYAANVVIQRSGCTYPEKPDFN, from the exons ATGGCGAGCGGCAGCTACGAGGGCATCCTGCTGGGGATGGGGAACCCGCTCCTCGACATCTCTGCTGTCGTCGACGAGGCCTTCCTCGCGAA GTATGATGTCAAGCCGGGCAATGCCATTCTAGCCGAGGACAAGCATTTGCCTAT GTATGACGAATTGGCTGGCAAGGGCAATGTTGAATACATCGCTGGAG GAGCCACGCAAAACTCCATCAGGGTTGCCCAA TGGATGCTTCAAATTCCCGGTGCAACAAGTTACATAGGTTGCATTGGAAAGGACAAGTTTGGTGAGGAGATGAAGAAAAATGCACAAGCTGCTGGTATTAAT GCCCATTATTATGAGGATGAGAATGCTCCTACAGGCACATGTGCGGTTTGTGTTGTTGGTGGTGAAAG GTCACTTATTGCAAACTTGTCAGCGGCAAACTGCTACAAGTCGGAACATTTGAAGAAACCAGAGAATTGGGCTCTTG TTGAGAAAGccaaatatatttatattgCTGGCTTTTTTCTTACTGTGTCACCGGATTCTATTCAACTTGTTGCTGAGCATGCTGCTGCGAATAACAAG GTGTTTTTGATGAACCTTTCCGCTCCCTTTATCTGTGAGTTTTTCCGTGATGCCCAAGAGAAAGCTCTTCC GTACGTGGACTACATCTTTGGGAATGAAACCGAGGCAAGGACCTTTGCTAAAGTTCATGGTTGGGAG ACTGAGAATGTTGAGGAGATTGCTCTGAAGATCTCACAATTGCCCAAGGCTTCAGGGACACACAAGAGGATCACTGTAATCACTCAAGGCCGTGATCCAGTAGTTGTGGCTGATGATGGAAAG GTAAAAACTTTCCCCGTGATCCTTTTGCCTAAGGAGAAGCTTGTGGATACCAATGGTGCAG GTGATGCCTTTGTCGGAGGCTTTCTATCTCAGTTGGTTCAAGAGAAGAGCATCGATGAGTGCGTCAGAGCTGCTTGCTACGCCGCGAATGTTGTCATCCAGCGTTCAGGCTGCACTTACCCTGAAAAGCCTGACTTCAACTAG